The following coding sequences are from one Gossypium hirsutum isolate 1008001.06 chromosome A12, Gossypium_hirsutum_v2.1, whole genome shotgun sequence window:
- the LOC107886099 gene encoding probable lipid phosphate phosphatase beta isoform X2, producing the protein MGSPETTTTSFPSFLKPLITIDASVSLFLHTLFKPIFPIFLLLLLEYSADFWFSFPVSLSLFLASPSFSSLFIPFILGHLLDLALIGLIKLIFRRTLPHYNPNMSPAVRADNFSFPSGHASRVMFLATLFHLIFQNHGGLISDFILRHFLSDVLAGAFVGVLEGIVAFRFLRF; encoded by the exons ATGGGGTCGCCGGAAACAACCACTACATCATTCCCATCTTTCCTGAAGCCCCTAATAACCATAGACGCCTCGGTTTCACTCTTCCTCCACACACTCTTCAAGCCTATCTTCCCAAttttccttctcctcctcctcgAATACTCCGCCGATTTCTGGTTCTCCTTCCCTGTTTCCCTCTCTCTGTTCCTCGCTTCCCCTTCCTTTTCGTCTCTATTCATCCCTTTCATCCTCGGCCACCTCCTCGATCTCGCTTTGATCGGCCTCATCAAACTAATCTTCCGCCGTACCCTTCCTCATTACAACCCAAACATGTCCCCTGCTGTTCGCGCTGATAACTTCTCATTCCCTAGTGGCCACGCTTCAAGGGTTATGTTTTTAGCTACTCTCTTCCAccttatttttcaaaaccacggGGGACTCATTTCAGATTTTATTCTACG GCATTTCCTTTCCGACGTTTTGGCCGGGGCATTTGTTGGGGTGCTTGAAGGGATTGTTGCGTTTCGGTTTTTGAGATTTTAG
- the LOC107886099 gene encoding probable lipid phosphate phosphatase beta isoform X1, protein MGSPETTTTSFPSFLKPLITIDASVSLFLHTLFKPIFPIFLLLLLEYSADFWFSFPVSLSLFLASPSFSSLFIPFILGHLLDLALIGLIKLIFRRTLPHYNPNMSPAVRADNFSFPSGHASRVMFLATLFHLIFQNHGGLISDFILRVLLGRHFLSDVLAGAFVGVLEGIVAFRFLRF, encoded by the exons ATGGGGTCGCCGGAAACAACCACTACATCATTCCCATCTTTCCTGAAGCCCCTAATAACCATAGACGCCTCGGTTTCACTCTTCCTCCACACACTCTTCAAGCCTATCTTCCCAAttttccttctcctcctcctcgAATACTCCGCCGATTTCTGGTTCTCCTTCCCTGTTTCCCTCTCTCTGTTCCTCGCTTCCCCTTCCTTTTCGTCTCTATTCATCCCTTTCATCCTCGGCCACCTCCTCGATCTCGCTTTGATCGGCCTCATCAAACTAATCTTCCGCCGTACCCTTCCTCATTACAACCCAAACATGTCCCCTGCTGTTCGCGCTGATAACTTCTCATTCCCTAGTGGCCACGCTTCAAGGGTTATGTTTTTAGCTACTCTCTTCCAccttatttttcaaaaccacggGGGACTCATTTCAGATTTTATTCTACG GGTTTTGCTTGGAAGGCATTTCCTTTCCGACGTTTTGGCCGGGGCATTTGTTGGGGTGCTTGAAGGGATTGTTGCGTTTCGGTTTTTGAGATTTTAG